Within the Strigops habroptila isolate Jane chromosome 15, bStrHab1.2.pri, whole genome shotgun sequence genome, the region TATTATTGCACTAATATGCTTTTTTGGTCCTGgagcaaagcacagctttgaGTCAGAAGGCACCCGGATTCCCACATACAAGTTTAGAAAGATActaataaacagaaatgttttccttttatttaattagAATAGTTTTTTCTAGTATGAGTGTTTTGTAAACGATCTGCAACTAACAATTAGTAAAAGGAAATCAGCAGAAATTTAAATCTGTCTTAACTGAGTTGAATTAATAAAGCCTTAAACCTCTATAAAACCTTTGATCATGCTCCTGTTGTTAATAAAGCAAGTGCATTAGATTAATATAAACCCTCTGGAAGCTATTGCTATTTGTAACATAGCCCAGGCTCTGTTTAGtgtttaagaaattattttgattagaCTGTACATTCAGTGAAAGTACTGGAAAGTCAAAGCTGGTAGGTATGGACTGAGTCTCAGGAACAAGGACACAACCATCTCTCCAGCAGACTGGAGGCAGACATGTTGGGAAAGGATGCCCTCGCTTCCCAGAGccctttgccttttgctttggCCAACTTTTACACTCCTTCCCAGCGAGGGAATACCCCTCCTGGAGGGAGCAGTGCTACAGCCCATGTTGGGTGCTGCAGAAACCCTCCCTGTAGGAGCGTGGGGACTCAGGAGTCTCACCAGCTGAGTAGCCAAGGCAGCAGGAGGTAGGGCTTACAGGACTCCCTCCACTGGAGTACATTCACTCTGAGAATGTGATGATAAAAAGTCTTAgaagtttccatttttaatgcAGGAGAGGGAGGGCAAGAGATTAAGCATAAATCTGATCCCCAGAGGAAGCAAGCATCGTGTTCGAGTCAGTTGTGACCTCCCGTCACTTATCACACTGGGCACCTGGTATCTCTAAAGAAGTGATCGCTATCAGCCTGACCTGTGAAAGACGATGCTGAGTTTGGGACTGATAACAGATTCTTTTGAAAAAGACTCTTAGAAATGGTAACATCGAGTAACAGTTAAATGTACTTTAATTCCTTCAAACAGAAGGATATCTTGAAGGTACatcagagaaattatttcattgatttcagtctctttaaaagaaaaaaatcatggctTCAAAATTCAGGAACAGTATCCAATAAACAAAGTACTATCGTTGTGCACCTGGCTTAGTGTGGTACAAAGAGAAGCTTACAGATTCAAATGATGGCATAAATGACTGAGCAATCCATTCAGATAATGCTTGTTTACAGGGACAAAAACTATCTTGACAAGTATGAATAAGCACACAGatcatctgtttaaaaaaaacccaaacctttctaaCTGTATTTACACACATGGatgtatttgctttcctttgacACTAGAAATTACAGACAAAAGATTCCAGATTATAGCAATTAaacttcaaacaaaaataaccttttGAGTCATTCAAGTCATACAGCCCCAGAACAGTAGCTTCAATCTTTATTAAACTGCTGCCAACTCTATAGTCTAACCCTGGAAATTCAGGCCAGAAAGGCTGAATTCAGCTTCCACCTGTAACAGATTTCAGTTGGCAGCATTAACTGGATGTGAGGAGCAAAAAGAGAAGTGGGGAATTAATAAGATACAGACATGTAATAAGAATGAATCTCCCACTTTTATCCAAGGTGAAAGTCTTTAAATGCTCTTAATATGCATATACAaattaaatgaagtaaaaatggaCACCCATTACACATTCAGCCAAATTAGACATTAAGTGAACAGTCAGAGCACATGATGGCCATCTGTAGTATTTCTTCAGCATTGCAGAGAAATGTGTTAATCCCTACTCGTGTCTTCCAGtgctagaaaaaaattacacttaAATAATGGTTTATTCTTTTAGCACATTAGTTTACTCTGTAGCCATTGTCAGGAGTAAAACCTTAAGTTTCTCAGGCAATTCAGTATTATCAGTACAGTAGCAAGTGTTTTGGCAACCTGTAAATCCTAAAGATTTAGGCaatctgagaagaaaagaaaaatcccagtaGTAGCATTTAATTATCCAGACTTCTCATTTCTTGTTCATGGCTTTCACTTTACAGAACCTGAAGCTTTGATTactttcaaaacagtttttagAGGTTTTCTGCTCATAACCAACAGGAGTGTAACAATGGTACAGTATTTTTCCTAAAGCATGAAAAAGACCTGGAAAAGATGATTTTCCTTGAAGAACTACAGTTAGGACTATATAACGATTAAGTAACGAGGCATCATGGCAAGAAATAGCACATCGACCCTCTACCACAACAGCAAACGGTTTCCAACCTTACAACAAAAAAGAATCAAAGAATTAAAACTTCAGAGAGTTCATAGGTTTGGTTCCTTCTCTCTCTAGACGGTAAGAAACCATTACTGATTAATAATCATCTTTACCCTGCAAGCAGGATCAGGGCAGAAGCTTTTGTTGAGATGGACTAAAGTAAATGGTTGCCTTATTTTTGCATTGCTCACATGCAGACTGGATGTTTTATTGTCTCTGATAACTGGATTAAATTCAAGCTGGACCAGACACTTACAGAATGTTTCCCCCACACATTATCCGGGCATGTCTGAAACAGAGATTGATTTTGTTCTAAGTGTATTCTCAAGCATCAAAAATGCTGAATTTGACGATAGCAAATTCTGTGAGGAAAAGGAATCAGAGAATATAACAGCAAGTCTTCCCAGAAGACAGTCTTTTCTACACATCCAAAGAGAACTAGCTGTTTGAATTTTAGATTAGCTGatacaacattttcttttaaatatttcaaaagcacaGCATGTTAAAACAACTTTCATTACACTTTGTGGAATATCAGTACCAACAACCTCTATGTGAAATTGTTACAAGCTACTTAAATGCAGTCTCTTAACATGAGGAAGAGTACAGTAGATCTAAAGCATATATACATGCTGCTaccaaggaaagaaagcagtCAAGTAgcaactttttttaaacaagctttGCTAAGAATCTTGCTCTTTGAAATAGCCCCAAAATTAGTTTACActtaagatttattttcaactgAGAAAATTTACAAAAACACCCGAATCTTATTGTAAGACCCCTTGGTCTTTTTATTCTGAGCTTGCATGGTATCTTTATGCAAACTGATTTACTCGAGATACAGTACTGCAAGTTACTACTTCAAATAGCTAATAATCAAGTGGTTTTCCCTCTTGCGAAACACAGCTATAAACCTCTGTCTTCACACAAGGCATATGCCCCTGCAGCCCTGTCTTACAGAGTTTGGCAATTCAAGAACTGGAGTGTGCAGCAGGAACtatcaaatgaaacatttcacaaGGATTCAAACAGTGGCAACTAAATGACCTGATCATCAGTTCACACAACCACAAGGTTGCATTGAACTACATCAATACTGACCAAATGCCCCCCAAAATGCCAAGAAACAAGAAACTACAAACAAGTTCAAAACAGAGGATTAGAactgtttctttcagtgaagACCAACCAGTCCCTTTGTGTACACATTTAGTTTTATTGTAACAAAGCAACTTGTACACTTTAACGTTTAAAACTGagcatctttctttcctttccagtgaaacaaaaaaaaaaaaaaaaaagaaaaaaaaaagaatttaaaaataaacaagaacaaaattacAATAGAGAAATGTCAATTCCAAATAAGATCCTACAGGTTCTGCTGATTCTCCATCAAGTGGCAGGGCTCAAAGTCATCATTAggagaagattttattttaaaagtgtcatCTTAAACTGCAAGGATGTTTGTTAAACATCACAATTAAACATGCCAAAGGAGAAGAAGCCATGTTGTCAAAATGCCCACGTAACCCACCCCAACATCTGAAACCCACCCAGCTCACCTTCTAGAACCccagttttttattttatttattatttttttttagctttttcttttttttaaacaagagaaAGTAGACAGATACATGTTGGTAAATGCTAACTGTCCATATTCACATAGAGACACAGTGTAATCTCTGAGCCCAAtatacagagaaagaaggaaaaaagctagaTTCTATGCACTACTACACAGGGGCCTAGCACTCTTCAGCTTCCAGCAGAGTGAAGGGAGcagaaggttttcttttttcccacaGAACATGGTGTGTTGATTCCATaaacagtttttttttttagttttgagaCAGAAAGGGATAAAAATGAACTTGAAACAGAAACTGGTAGATTCTTTTCCACTGTATTCTGCTCAAGGTATTTCCCCCAAAAATAAAGTGTGAACCATGGTgtagaggagagaaaaagagaccTCAAGAGAACAAGGCGACtgagcacaagaaaaaaaagacagcaactTGCTCCCAGGGACtggattaaaattaaaaaggtaaaaaggggGTTTGGAATCCATCAGTGTTCAATTAGTCATCTTCTCCTTCATCCTCCTGTTGAAAGATAAGCAACAATTAAACAAATCTAGTCACTAAACTTCAGAGAGCACGAACTTTCAAACGCAGTAACCACAACTGGTTTACTACCCTACAGACTACAGTCCTACAGTGTTACTCATAGCATACTGTCTGATGATCActcctttcctcttcactaAGGAGTAGTAACACTTGCCATGAGCACCCACCTACACAGAAATAAGTTAATAACTGGATGTCCCAGTGAAAGAGACACCGGGTCTGGAAAACTGTGACTTAGAATCACTACAAACACGTAAGTTTAAGACTTACAAAGTGAAGAGgtcttccccctcccccagttTTAGACTCTGAAGAGTAATATATTTTAGATATATTAGTGCTAAATTTCAGGTTAAATATAGCACTTTCAGATGCTAAATTCCAGGTTAAATAATAACCCAGCAGTCTGGTGCCCACAACAATCCTCCTGTCTCAATGTGAGGAGTTTTTTGGCTGCTGAAACTCAGAGACACCACACCCAATTACGAGAAACAAAGACCTTCTAAACTTGAAGTTATCAACCCCCTGAATGCTGTCCCTGGAATACCACTTGCTACTGAAGGAAATTTCTAATTCCTGAGCCTGACAGAGAGCCTTTGCTAAGCTGCCCATAAGCAGAAATAAACCAAAGGTGGGAGGATGACAGAACTGGATGCACCAACAAAAGCTATTTACAAGTAAAGCCTTGCTAGAATGTTCACTAAGAATTTTGTTATGCTCATATGCTAGTTCTTCTAAAGCACCTCCCTTACAAATTTCCTAAACCAACTTATTTTCACTGTCATATGCACAAACATACTTATTACACTGAAACCACTCCACAAGTTAATGTAGTAGTAGTTCTACTTTTCCCCTCTAAACTCCTTGTCAGCAATTGtacaaagaaaaacttttaCCTTTGTCACAAGGGCTCAGTATTCTGACAAGATCCCCCATAAGCTGCTTTAGATTCTCAAACACCAGAGCTAGAAGGTGTAAGGGGTAAGATTACtcacctctccttcctctccctcatcatcgtcttcatcttcctccccCTCATCTTCATCTCCTTCTTCGTCAATATCCTCTaatccttcttcctcttcatcatcatcatcatcctcctctccctccccttcctcatCATCCATATCAGGAACCTTAAAGACACGTATGCACCATTAACTACAGTGATCAAATTCACTTACACGGTGCTATTACGGGTATGGATCAACAGCTCTGTGCTGTACTTACCAAGTAGTACTGCAAAGGATTTGGCCAGATGTCATCCTTGATGACTTCTCCTAACTCATCAGCCCCTGCATCAGAGTGATCGGTGAACCAGGTGAAAAAGCTTTCTGGCTCTTCATGCTGCCTCTTCCTACTGGCTTTGTTCTGTGTCTGGCTTGACCGTTTTGTCAGATCCTGAAAAGAAAGTCAAGAAGTTCCATAAAAAAGTGGTCTTTACATGGcttgatttttacttttaaataacatCATTTAGAAAGGTACTTGCGTAAACAGCCACAAGAAGTCACTTACTATTCCCTCTTTCAGGAAAAAGTCATTAAGAAACATCTGGAACCCAAACAACTCACAGAAAAAGACACTACATTTTTCATGAACATGAGAAAACAGTAAAACCGCCTGTTCCTTTCAATGGCCTccacagaaatactgaaaattcaCAAGATCTTGCATTTGATTTATGTTCCTCTATCATAGGGAAGCACAAGCCTGACAAGTGTTTAATGACATGCTGAACTTCTTTAAAGATCTCACAATGGCTAAACGCTGTGACTACTACATGATTTAAGAAACACTCAGTCTCCACACCTCTATCTCAAGTTAAAGACAGAGCTTAAAGAACTGCCCAGCCTTCTTACCCTAAGATTTCGTGCTTTGAAGTCTTCAGGCCATTCTTTGTAGTAagtgaaaagagacaaaaaagccccacacaAACCACTAAAACACATGGTCAGAAGAACATACGTGGGTCCTGTATCTCCCACCTCACCCCAGAAGTTTAGTGAGTTTGCAACAATCTTTTTGTTAAGATAGAAATTCCTATCTGCTATTTAAATCCACTCTTTCTTTGATCATGTGCTAACTCCAAACTTCTAGTATTCATTTTCTTGATAGAATCACAACATTTATAGGTTTAGACTGTTTAATGAAGGAGGATATCAGAATTCACACTGATTTGGTAGTATGTTGTAAAGATCATTCAGCCAGTTTGTACTGGGCTGTAAGTTCTTGTACAAGAGGCAAAGTTCTAGTTCTCAACGAAAAAAGCTTTAGTTTTCTTCTCAGTCTGGGGGTGACAAAACAAGCAGCAACTTAACTGCAACCctcagttctgcttttaaatattcagttcACAATTTTCAGAATAACATGAAAGTGCTCATAACTGTTACAGAAACTAACTACAGCAAATTAATCACACGTGAAAACTGTCTGGATGAAAGATACAGCCACATTATTGTGTGGCAGCAACTTCTACAAAGATGCAGTGTCTGGAAATGAAGTTgaggaaataaagagaataaaatcaaatcacaTACCACTATCTGACCCCTCATAACCCTGCTAGCTTGGAATTCCTTATTTAATAGTTATCTTAAGCAAACAACGAAACACGTCTAGATTCATGCCAGAGAGAGACAAGCTAATGCAGTTGTTAATCTCTCCATCTGGTCATGCTTGTACTTTCACTGCTCAGCTGAGCAAGAGAATTCACAACAGATCTCCACGTCAATGGGGTAATTCCAAACCCTGCAAGATAGGCAGGAACTATGGATGTAGAGAAGTGAAAATGGGAttgagagaggaagaaagggaggacaAGGCATCTTCAATACAAAACTAGTAAAAAGAACATACTTGAAGTGATGGTATCACACAGAGCAGCAATCCTCTCTCCCAGATACATACCTTCCCAGATTTCCATTTGATCTCAGTTGATTTTGAAGAAGGGTCTCCACTTTCATTGAGGTGAAACTCTTTGGAGAGAACTTTATTTTCGAAGTATGGATTCTCATCAAAATACTGTGGAGTTGAAAGCAAAGAGTTAGAACCCACATCATGTGAATACACGTGCCAAGTCCCGGTACTTGGCACAACCTAGTATTAACTGGGTGACTAAAGAGATTAAGTTCCAAACTATAACCCAATATGCAAGTACataaaaaccagcagaaaaatcacaaatgaAGGCATTCTTTAAAGTACTTACAAAATCTATTCTGTAACCTGATTTGATGTCTTCAAATTCTGTCACCTCAACTCTGGTCAAATAATGCAGTGCTTCCTCATCTTCTTCTCCCAGCAGTGCAGATACTAAAGACAGAATTAGGAATCCCACATTAACAAAGGTATAAAAGATGTATCATGGATATCATGTAGGTGAAATACAGGGAATTGATAGTAAGAAAGATTTGAAACACAGCACATCTGTCCAAGCCAACTTCTTGCAGCCCACTGTTTTCAGGTTACCAGCCAACAGACTATTGGCATTTATGTGATTTATATTTGCTGAGGTCAAACCATGATATTTCCTTGTTGTAGTTCAATTTTAAGAAGCAAGAAGAGCTCTCTGCATACATCTACCCTTCTCTCAAATAGATTTTCACATGTCACTCACCAACCTACAAGCAGTCTACAAACGTTTTGTAGAAACACTCAGTTTATTGTCAGGAGCTCACCtccaatttaaaaattaacaaaaccacTAAAACTAGatctatttttagtttttttttaagggcccaattaactagaaaaaaaaacaaacaaaaaaaccaacccccaaaaaaaaccccaaacaaaaaaaaaaccacacaaaacaaaaacccaaaacccaggAAACTTGTCATTTGAAAcgcaaaaagaaaaccacaacagGATTTTAGTGACCAAGATGCTCCTTTGATCAACAagtgcaagaaataaaaagcttataAAATGTACTCTAGGACAAGGAGGAAGTGTTTTCATACGAAACAGGCTTCTGTTGAAAAGTATGCCCAGCAAGAATTCTAGAAGAGCCTCGAGAGCTGAAAGACACTCACATCACCAGCAAGAACACACtgaatttacagaaaaagaggGTTTTTAAGAAGATACCTTGTGGGTGGTTGACAAATGTTGTTACCCAGAAGTTTGGGATTTTGGCGATCAATTCTGACCTCTTCTGGAAGAATGGTTGGCGGAGTTTGTTGTATTTCTGTTCTACTTTCAAAATTTCCTCACTGGCTTGTTCATTCAGTCTGTAAGAGAAAGAGCCACATTAACCACAAGAGCCAGAACTGAAATTTAAAGCCACATTGTCAATAGTTAGCTAAAAAACAACTAGGTTTGATTAGACTAGTCTGCCATATTCAACAGATGAGGcatctaaaacaaaaaaagagaggcCCTAAGCCCATAAGGACTATTCAGAAACACACTACCAGAAGCAATCTCACTGATCTTAATGAAACATTCTTAATACATCCTATGTTCTGCAGCATGATATGAGGGACAGACCCTTATTCATGCAAAGCAAAGTAGTATTTTACCTCTTACACATTTTGATTGCAAAAGACAAAGATAGGTCAAACACACAACACTATCACCTGCTCTTTATAAGTTTTGGACAAGCAAGCAAGCTCCAGCAAAGCAATTCTGCACCCACACAAGTAACATCTGAAGGTGCAATGTTTAATTGGGTTTGGCTCAAAAAAAGAGCCTCAATAATGCAACAGCTTCACGTGGCCAAAGCCTCAGTGATCACCTGCAGTCTTTGTAGAACAGCATGCATGGAGATAAGATCCAGGCAAATACCAACACTGAACCCACAGAGAGTTTTGGCACATGGAACTAATGTTTTGGGGACATTTTCTAAGCAAATGAATACataagtttttaaaagtataataaAAGCTAACTTTTCAAACACACTTTTGGTTCCACTTACAAACATAAAAACACTTTTGCAAAAGAGCATACACATGAACTtgaaaacccaaagaaaataaatttctagTATCAAAACCATCACAattaattttaagttttaaGCTCAAGATCTACCTTTTAAAATATCCCCAATGAAACAAGACCTCAGGATTCTTGTTCAGTTCTTTTATCACACACAAACACCTCTCACATCTAATCAAGTCACCACACAAGCGTATCTTGGCAGAATTTAAACACAGTGAGAACTACCATCGAGTAGCTTTCTTTACTAAATACTTTGACTTTTGAAAGTTACACTTCAATTTCTACTAAAACACTGTAAAACTTTGTTCATCTTTACCTGTCTATTTCATTCTGTACTTCATCAATGTGTTCGATTGCTTCCTGTTgctctttttctgaaaaaacaaatgaaaatgcatcAAAATCCCTTCATTCGAGTCTAACAAATCACCCGGGGTTTTGCTTAAGGCCTTTTCTAATAATCTACTTCTGAATTACACGGATATTTCTACTAAATGTCATAAGTGATACAAGCACTTAAAGCTTCAGCTACTTCCAGGGCGCGCTacagctgaagcacagaaaagttGGATGAAACAGCACTCGGAGAGAGTTCACCCTTAGAAATCCCAGTTCACATTCCCCTACATGGCTTTACAACTCAGCTTCAATGAGAAGTCGATCACGACACATAAATaacaatttcattaaaaagcctTAAGCCATATCTGCTAAAACAAACCCATTTGAAAGAACGTTAAATAATTTAGAGAGGCCAGAAAAATCAATAGAACGGGAACACACCGCCTTCTAAAAGCTGACAAGAAACGTTCGAAAGGACGGTTACCAGCAAAAAACCCTTCAAAGCCACCGTTTACCGGGATTTTCTCACCGGAACGTCCCCTCCACAGAGCCTGGTAGAGCCCCGCTTTTCAGGAGCACTGTTTACCTACCGCGCTGGGAGATGAATGACCGGCCGCGGGAAGTCGCGGGAGCGGTGCAGCACGCTCACTCCTCCCCCGGTAAGTATCCCGCGCGGCTCAGCCCGCGTTAGGGGACAGTTCGCTCCAGTGGACGCGCTGCTCCCCCCCTGCCCACGGCGGAGAGGCGGCCGCGGACGGAAAGCACGTGTGTGACCGGCGCTGGCAGCGGGCGCCACACCGCAGGGAGCGACGGCGGGTTTgatggaaggaggaaggagagcgCTGCGCCCTtcccgcggcggcggccgccgggAGGAAAACCCACGGCGCGGCGACCTTTAAAAATCCCAGAGCTGCCGCGATCGCACGTGGGGGCCGGCGCGGGCGGCTCCATCGCCGCCCGAGCACCGCGTGGCTCCCCGGGCGGGCAGGCCCCGCTCCATCCCCGCGCGGCGGGGCAGCACCACGCGGCCGCGGCGGCGCCGAGACCAGGAGGCGGCGAAGCAtcatggcggcggcggcggagcaCAATGAGGCTCCGCGGATGCTGCTCCGGgagggggagcgggggggggtCCCGCTGCTCCGCCAAGGCCGCAgcgccccccgcccggccccgcctgCGCCCGTGGGGAAGGAGGCCGGGCCGGGGAGCAGAGACAAAAGGGCGCTAACATGGCCTCCTCCTGCCGCTGCTGGGGCCTGCACATCCGCCCGGCCGACCCCGCGCTCTTCCCGCCTCCGGCCCGGCCGCGGCCCGTGTGGCTGGGGAAAATGGCGGTCGGTGCGGCGCGGTGCGAGGCGGAGGCCGCGGCGGCTGCCGCCATTCCCTTCCCGCCCCCGGCGCGGCCTCACCTGAGGTCTCGTCGGCCCCATCGTGGTTGGAGTTCAGCTCCTTCTTACTGACTTTGGCCGCCGGCGCCGACATGTTGGTGGCTGCGGAGCGGAGCGCGGAGGGAGGGGGGCTGTAACGGGACTgagcgggggggaggggaggggggccGGGCACAGactcctcctgctgctgctgccaccgccGCTCTGGctccctccgccgccgccggggcgcTCCGGCCTCCTCCGCCCGGACCTGGGGCTCCCAGAGAGCAGGGGGCGGCAGCGGCGCTCGCTCTGCCTCACGCTCTCCACagccagcaccaccaccaccgccgcctcctcctgctgctgctggcgaGGGGCGGGCAGCGCGGCGCGCATGCGCAGCAACCCCCCC harbors:
- the SET gene encoding protein SET — encoded protein: MSAPAAKVSKKELNSNHDGADETSEKEQQEAIEHIDEVQNEIDRLNEQASEEILKVEQKYNKLRQPFFQKRSELIAKIPNFWVTTFVNHPQVSALLGEEDEEALHYLTRVEVTEFEDIKSGYRIDFYFDENPYFENKVLSKEFHLNESGDPSSKSTEIKWKSGKDLTKRSSQTQNKASRKRQHEEPESFFTWFTDHSDAGADELGEVIKDDIWPNPLQYYLVPDMDDEEGEGEEDDDDDEEEEGLEDIDEEGDEDEGEEDEDDDEGEEGEEDEGEDD